In one window of Sphingomonas glaciei DNA:
- a CDS encoding UDP-glucose dehydrogenase family protein has protein sequence MRICMIGTGYVGLVSGACFADFGHDVTCVDKVPEKIEGLLAGRMPIWEPGLEALVKHNAGNGRLKFTTDLAEGIRDADAVFIAVGTPARRGDGHADLSFVYAAAKEIAGALTRKAVIVTKSTVPVGTGDEITRILHENGAPEGTSVASNPEFLREGAAIRDFKIPDRIVVGAEDEFARDVLREVYRPLFLNKAPILFTGRRTAELIKYAANAFLATKISFINEIADLCEAVGADVQEVSRGIGLDNRIGPKFLHAGPGYGGSCFPKDTLALLQTAEKEGVGMRIVGSVVEVNDARKAAMADRVRDVLGGELQGKKVGVLGLTFKPNTDDMRDAPSLALIRRLQEGGAEVVAFDPVGREQAEPMLPGVTFAEDAYTVATGADALVLVTEWDEFRALDLRRIAAVMRGNHLVDLRNVYEPSDVLRAGLTYRGIGRGELQG, from the coding sequence ATGCGCATCTGCATGATCGGCACCGGCTACGTGGGTCTGGTTTCGGGGGCCTGCTTCGCGGATTTCGGCCATGACGTGACCTGCGTCGACAAGGTACCCGAAAAGATCGAGGGCCTGCTCGCCGGCCGCATGCCGATCTGGGAGCCGGGGCTCGAGGCACTGGTCAAGCATAATGCCGGGAATGGCCGGTTGAAGTTCACCACCGACCTTGCTGAGGGAATCCGCGACGCCGACGCCGTGTTCATCGCGGTCGGCACCCCGGCCCGGCGCGGCGACGGCCATGCCGATTTGAGCTTCGTCTACGCCGCCGCCAAGGAGATCGCCGGCGCGCTGACGAGGAAGGCCGTGATCGTCACCAAGTCGACCGTCCCGGTCGGTACTGGCGACGAGATCACCCGCATCCTGCACGAAAACGGCGCGCCCGAGGGCACCAGCGTCGCTTCCAATCCCGAATTCCTGCGCGAGGGCGCGGCGATCCGCGACTTCAAGATCCCCGATCGGATCGTGGTCGGCGCCGAGGACGAATTCGCCCGCGACGTGCTGCGTGAGGTCTATCGCCCCCTGTTCCTCAACAAGGCTCCGATCCTGTTCACCGGTCGGCGCACGGCTGAGCTGATCAAGTACGCCGCCAACGCGTTTCTTGCGACCAAGATCAGCTTCATCAACGAGATCGCCGACCTGTGCGAAGCGGTCGGCGCCGACGTCCAGGAAGTCAGCCGCGGGATCGGCCTCGACAACCGGATCGGTCCCAAATTTCTCCATGCTGGCCCGGGTTATGGCGGCAGCTGCTTCCCCAAGGACACTTTGGCCCTGCTGCAGACCGCCGAAAAGGAAGGCGTCGGCATGCGGATCGTCGGCTCGGTGGTCGAGGTCAACGACGCCCGCAAAGCGGCGATGGCCGACCGCGTCCGCGACGTGCTGGGCGGCGAGCTTCAGGGCAAGAAGGTCGGCGTCCTCGGCCTGACCTTCAAGCCAAACACCGACGACATGCGCGATGCTCCCAGCCTGGCGCTGATCCGGCGCCTGCAGGAAGGCGGCGCCGAAGTGGTCGCCTTCGATCCGGTTGGCCGCGAGCAGGCCGAGCCGATGCTGCCGGGCGTCACCTTCGCCGAGGACGCCTACACGGTCGCCACTGGCGCCGATGCGCTGGTGCTGGTCACCGAATGGGACGAATTTCGCGCGCTGGACTTGAGGCGCATTGCCGCCGTGATGCGGGGCAACCACCTGGTCGACCTGCGCAACGTCTATGAGCCTTCGGACGTGCTTCGCGCCGGGCTGACCTACCGCGGGATCGGGCGCGGCGAGCTTCAAGGCTGA
- a CDS encoding NAD-dependent epimerase/dehydratase family protein — MPILVTGCAGFIGMHVARALLARGESVVGVDSLNDYYDPALKLARLAELEKAGGHFTFHRLDFADAEALDAALAGVEIDRIIHLGAQAGVRYSLESPATYIRSNLVGHANILELARHRKVDHLVYASSSSVYGGGSTLPMSVDARADRPLSLYAATKRADELLSESYAHLFALPQTGLRFFTVYGPWGRPDMAMWLFTDAVLAERPIRLFNHGRMRRDFTFIDDIVDGIIRVIDRPPLADGAEKPGGSFSPHAVYNIGNSRSEELGKLVALIEKATGRSALVEHAEMQPGDMVDTYADTAITTRDTGFAARTGLDEGVPQFVQWFRSHFDR; from the coding sequence GTGCCGATCCTCGTCACCGGCTGCGCGGGCTTCATCGGCATGCACGTCGCCCGTGCGCTGCTGGCCCGCGGCGAGAGCGTGGTCGGTGTCGACAGCCTCAACGATTATTACGATCCGGCGCTGAAGTTGGCGCGGCTGGCCGAACTCGAGAAAGCCGGCGGCCATTTCACTTTCCACCGCCTCGACTTCGCCGACGCCGAAGCGCTGGACGCGGCGCTGGCCGGGGTCGAGATCGATCGCATCATTCACCTCGGGGCGCAGGCCGGGGTTCGCTACAGCCTCGAATCGCCCGCCACCTACATCCGTTCCAACCTGGTCGGCCACGCCAACATCCTCGAACTGGCGCGGCATCGGAAGGTCGATCACCTCGTCTATGCCAGTTCCTCCTCGGTCTATGGCGGCGGGAGCACCCTGCCGATGTCGGTCGACGCGCGCGCCGACCGGCCGCTGTCGCTCTACGCCGCGACCAAGCGGGCGGACGAACTGCTTAGCGAAAGCTACGCCCATTTGTTCGCCCTTCCCCAGACCGGGTTGCGCTTCTTCACAGTCTACGGGCCGTGGGGGCGGCCCGACATGGCGATGTGGCTGTTCACCGATGCAGTTCTGGCCGAACGGCCGATCCGCCTATTCAACCACGGACGGATGCGGCGCGACTTCACCTTCATCGACGATATCGTCGACGGCATCATCCGTGTCATCGACCGGCCACCGCTCGCCGACGGAGCCGAAAAGCCGGGCGGCAGCTTCTCGCCCCATGCGGTCTACAACATCGGCAACAGCCGCTCGGAGGAACTCGGCAAGCTGGTCGCGCTGATCGAGAAGGCGACCGGCCGCAGCGCACTGGTCGAGCATGCCGAGATGCAGCCGGGCGACATGGTCGACACCTATGCCGACACCGCGATCACCACCCGCGACACGGGTTTCGCCGCCCGTACGGGCCTAGACGAGGGCGTGCCGCAGTTTGTGCAGTGGTTCCGGAGCCATTTCGACCGCTAG
- the asnB gene encoding asparagine synthase (glutamine-hydrolyzing), translating into MCGIAGILGPSAGDEWLLEAMAGPVRHRGPDAGGLWSDREAGIGLAHRRLSIVDLSPHGAQPMASSDGRLVLSYNGEVYNHRELRAELEAAGAAPPGGWRGHSDTETLAEAIAHWGLAATLERASGMFALALWDKSSRTLSLVRDRFGEKPLYYGWIGKDLAFGSELKSLRVLPGFAGEIDREAVAGLCARSYIPAPLSIYRGIFKLLPGCILEVTPGAAPRRSAPRVGEAGQGLRLTRYYDYPAVVAAGLADPIASEAEALDAAEAALRRAISDQAVADVPVGAFLSGGFDSSAVVALYQQVSSGPVRTYSIGFTEKGFDEAPHARAVAAHLGTEHHELYVSPREAMEVLPLLPAMYDEPFADSSQIPTFLVSRFAKQDVTVALTGDGGDELFGGYNRHVIGPAMWKRLAPIPARVRALGRPLGNLPQRWFELLVRSGPRGSGAARIAKGLRVATSARSPDDVYRAFIDEWAFERSPVLGAAPVPDIGFALHGASPAERMMLGDALGYLPDDILCKVDRASMAVSLETRVPFLDHRLAAVAARIPIGMKIADGRGKLVIRKMLDRYVPRELTDRPKAGFGIPVGEWLRGPLKGWADDLLSEERLRRGGLFDVAAIRRRYQAHQAGHRDSTVALWSVLMFEAWLEAQDAGSLSRAA; encoded by the coding sequence ATGTGCGGTATCGCGGGAATACTTGGCCCCTCAGCAGGCGACGAATGGCTTCTGGAAGCCATGGCGGGACCGGTCCGGCACCGCGGCCCGGATGCCGGGGGACTGTGGTCCGACCGCGAGGCGGGTATCGGCCTCGCCCATCGCCGCCTGTCGATCGTCGACCTCAGCCCGCACGGCGCCCAGCCGATGGCCTCCTCCGACGGGCGGCTGGTGCTGAGCTACAACGGCGAGGTCTACAATCATCGCGAACTGCGCGCCGAGCTGGAAGCGGCCGGCGCGGCGCCGCCCGGGGGGTGGCGCGGCCATAGCGACACCGAGACGTTGGCCGAGGCCATCGCTCATTGGGGCCTCGCCGCGACGCTCGAACGGGCGAGCGGCATGTTCGCGCTGGCGCTGTGGGACAAGAGCAGCCGCACGCTCAGCCTTGTACGCGACCGGTTCGGCGAGAAGCCGTTATATTACGGGTGGATCGGCAAGGATCTTGCGTTCGGGTCGGAGCTGAAGTCGCTTCGCGTGCTGCCGGGCTTTGCCGGCGAGATCGACCGCGAGGCGGTGGCGGGGCTGTGCGCGCGGTCGTACATTCCCGCGCCGCTTTCCATCTATCGCGGAATCTTCAAGCTGCTTCCGGGCTGCATTCTCGAAGTGACCCCGGGCGCCGCGCCACGTCGGTCTGCACCCCGTGTCGGCGAAGCGGGGCAGGGGCTTCGGCTGACCCGTTATTACGACTATCCGGCGGTTGTCGCGGCCGGGCTTGCCGACCCGATCGCCAGCGAGGCGGAGGCCCTCGATGCCGCGGAAGCTGCGCTGCGCCGGGCGATCTCCGACCAGGCGGTGGCCGATGTTCCGGTCGGCGCTTTCCTGTCGGGCGGGTTCGACAGTTCCGCCGTGGTGGCCCTGTACCAGCAGGTCTCGAGCGGCCCGGTCCGGACCTATTCGATCGGCTTCACCGAAAAGGGCTTCGACGAGGCGCCGCACGCCCGCGCGGTCGCCGCCCACCTCGGAACCGAGCATCACGAACTGTACGTCTCGCCCCGCGAGGCGATGGAAGTGCTGCCGCTACTCCCGGCCATGTATGACGAACCGTTCGCCGACAGTTCGCAGATCCCGACCTTCCTGGTCAGTCGCTTTGCCAAGCAGGATGTGACGGTGGCGCTGACCGGGGATGGCGGCGATGAGCTGTTCGGGGGCTACAACCGCCACGTCATCGGCCCGGCCATGTGGAAGCGGCTGGCGCCGATCCCGGCCCGAGTTCGCGCTCTGGGTCGGCCGCTCGGCAACCTGCCGCAGCGCTGGTTCGAATTGCTGGTGCGAAGCGGCCCGCGCGGCAGCGGCGCGGCGCGCATCGCCAAGGGCCTTCGGGTGGCGACCAGCGCCCGCTCGCCCGACGACGTCTACCGCGCCTTCATCGACGAATGGGCCTTCGAGCGCAGCCCGGTGCTCGGCGCGGCGCCGGTGCCCGACATCGGCTTCGCGCTCCACGGTGCCAGCCCGGCGGAACGGATGATGCTGGGCGACGCGCTCGGCTATCTGCCCGACGATATCCTGTGCAAGGTCGACCGGGCGTCGATGGCCGTCAGCCTGGAGACGCGGGTGCCATTCCTCGACCACCGGCTGGCGGCGGTGGCGGCGCGGATCCCGATCGGAATGAAGATCGCCGACGGCCGCGGCAAGCTGGTCATCCGCAAGATGCTCGACCGTTACGTCCCGCGCGAGCTGACAGATCGGCCCAAGGCCGGCTTCGGAATCCCGGTCGGCGAATGGCTGCGCGGGCCGCTCAAAGGCTGGGCCGACGACCTGCTGTCCGAGGAGCGCTTGCGCCGCGGTGGGCTGTTCGACGTCGCGGCGATCCGCCGCCGCTACCAGGCGCACCAGGCCGGGCACCGCGACAGCACGGTCGCCTTGTGGTCGGTGCTGATGTTCGAAGCCTGGCTAGAAGCGCAGGACGCCGGCTCGCTGTCACGCGCCGCCTAG